The following proteins are co-located in the Vibrio azureus genome:
- a CDS encoding flippase, whose protein sequence is MNPNNLFEPHKLKNLLFNCSYYLLNILFPLLTYPYVARVLGVDSIGLGNLAISLGTYFSTIASLGIPIYGIREVAKCREDKSKLSYLVSELILINAVGVLVSIVIYAALIMYVDAFREHVFIYMLAGFNLVLSFFQIDWFFQGIEKFKVLMVRNFIVKLVSLIMVYSLISQPSNVGEYVFISLLGLSLANVINLMESRKYVKLTCTNIDLMRHFKYIVFFSSTRIVSTVYTVLDSVILGLLTSNYYVGLYSTAIRLVRVVITIISSITMVFFADTARQKIKESTDTGRLTDLFIFIFIICAPIAIFLAMFSDLIVVSFAGNEFIDASETLRILSTLIIISIGTNFLGMQVLYARNLEKYVLQSLSIGAVLCICFNLLLTPIYKHNGAAYSTVLAEFGILIYQIYIIRSNKIQVFSNLCKRLNRTFIVILLYFISIVIISMLKLAGQGFSSLAILSIYSIISYPILLYIVKEPVFIKVIEGFRK, encoded by the coding sequence ATGAATCCTAATAACTTGTTTGAACCTCACAAGTTAAAAAACCTTTTATTTAATTGCAGTTACTATTTACTCAATATTCTTTTCCCTTTATTAACCTATCCGTATGTTGCTAGGGTTCTTGGCGTTGATAGTATAGGTTTAGGGAATTTGGCCATCAGTCTGGGTACATATTTTTCTACAATCGCATCTTTGGGTATTCCTATATACGGTATACGAGAAGTTGCGAAATGTAGAGAAGATAAATCGAAACTATCTTATTTAGTTAGTGAGCTTATATTAATAAATGCAGTAGGAGTTTTAGTTTCTATTGTTATATATGCTGCATTAATCATGTATGTTGATGCTTTTAGAGAACATGTATTTATTTATATGCTAGCAGGTTTCAACTTGGTATTGAGTTTCTTTCAAATTGACTGGTTTTTTCAGGGAATTGAAAAGTTTAAAGTACTAATGGTTAGGAATTTTATTGTAAAGTTAGTTTCCTTAATTATGGTCTACAGCCTAATATCTCAACCAAGTAATGTTGGCGAATATGTATTCATTAGTTTGCTGGGGCTTAGTTTGGCTAATGTAATTAATCTCATGGAGTCTAGAAAGTATGTAAAGCTAACATGTACTAATATAGATCTGATGCGTCATTTTAAATATATAGTATTCTTTTCATCTACACGAATAGTATCAACTGTATATACAGTACTTGATAGTGTAATTCTTGGATTATTAACTTCAAATTATTATGTAGGTTTATATAGTACGGCAATTAGATTAGTTCGTGTAGTGATTACGATTATTTCATCAATTACAATGGTGTTTTTTGCTGATACAGCGAGGCAAAAGATTAAAGAAAGTACTGATACAGGACGCCTCACTGATTTATTTATTTTTATATTTATAATATGTGCACCAATAGCGATATTTTTGGCTATGTTTTCCGATTTGATTGTTGTTTCATTCGCCGGTAATGAATTCATAGATGCAAGTGAAACGTTGAGGATCTTATCTACCTTAATTATAATATCAATAGGAACTAACTTTTTGGGAATGCAAGTTCTATATGCTCGAAACTTGGAAAAGTATGTCCTTCAGTCATTATCAATTGGAGCGGTACTATGTATATGCTTTAACCTTCTTCTAACTCCAATTTACAAGCATAATGGTGCTGCCTATAGTACAGTATTAGCCGAATTTGGGATTCTAATTTATCAAATATATATTATTAGAAGTAATAAGATTCAGGTTTTTTCAAATTTATGTAAAAGGTTAAATAGAACATTTATTGTTATTCTTTTGTACTTTATTTCAATCGTTATTATATCAATGCTCAAACTGGCAGGGCAAGGATTTAGCTCTTTAGCTATTTTATCTATTTATTCTATTATATCATATCCTATTTTACTATACATCGTAAAGGAGCCTGTGTTTATTAAGGTTATTGAAGGCTTTAGAAAATGA
- the wzy gene encoding O-antigen polysaccharide polymerase Wzy: MNTYSLKLEQFICAAFMIIIFLVCEVAKNVIIGNDDLVILLYACLVTLSYFISTFVTVKNFQYDWLHPVVIFWGMLGLFIYNRFILHTLGLTDITVPNFMAFHTLKFSSIVITARMLFVFSICFCFSIFLLPSSGKSKVTWALRRNKFYLQCGMFFMLFGLLPAYYIQYQFYLEFLKGGYLSVFTHQISYNPPPFIKLPAMFFRLGFFLVLVSIPTKREFKIAFVLFFPFIILNLMTGIRGYYFSFILTILFYYYSIISPKGVNIRRIILIGLSIILLADFFASYRLGLSPFSTGFLVFYSFIYDQGTSILAVIHAVDLKSSGLLSGDIINLFDVVLTPDFMLQDKVDFLISPDAKSKGFSFGGSLFQEAYVIGGLGFVGLIGFCIPMFLNAIMYLASSNRAILALLLMVLPNIIFSPRSRLLDFIFKNTDYFIVFAFLLFILYILRRRIESFIYSS, encoded by the coding sequence ATGAATACCTATAGCTTAAAACTAGAGCAGTTTATATGCGCTGCTTTTATGATTATTATATTTCTGGTATGTGAGGTTGCCAAAAATGTTATAATTGGTAATGATGATTTGGTGATTTTGCTTTATGCATGTTTGGTTACTTTATCATATTTTATCTCAACGTTTGTTACTGTGAAAAATTTTCAATATGATTGGTTACATCCAGTTGTGATATTTTGGGGTATGCTTGGGCTTTTTATTTATAATAGATTCATTCTACACACTCTCGGATTGACTGATATTACAGTACCAAACTTTATGGCATTTCATACCCTTAAGTTTAGTAGTATTGTTATTACCGCAAGAATGTTGTTTGTATTTTCAATATGCTTCTGCTTTTCAATTTTTTTATTACCTAGTAGTGGTAAGTCTAAAGTAACTTGGGCTTTAAGGAGAAATAAATTTTACCTTCAATGTGGCATGTTTTTTATGTTGTTTGGGCTACTTCCAGCATATTATATACAATACCAGTTCTACCTTGAATTTTTGAAAGGTGGTTATTTGAGTGTATTTACTCACCAAATATCCTACAATCCACCACCCTTTATAAAGCTTCCAGCAATGTTTTTTAGGCTTGGATTCTTTCTGGTTCTTGTATCTATTCCGACTAAGAGAGAATTTAAAATTGCCTTTGTTTTGTTTTTTCCTTTCATTATTCTAAACTTGATGACGGGTATAAGGGGTTACTATTTCTCTTTTATATTGACAATTTTATTTTACTACTACAGTATTATAAGCCCTAAAGGAGTTAACATTAGAAGAATAATCCTTATTGGCTTGAGTATAATACTCTTGGCCGATTTTTTTGCCAGCTATCGTTTGGGTCTCAGTCCTTTTTCTACAGGCTTTCTAGTCTTCTATTCTTTTATATACGATCAAGGTACATCAATCCTTGCTGTGATACATGCTGTAGACTTGAAGTCATCAGGTCTATTATCAGGTGATATCATAAACCTATTTGATGTTGTGCTCACACCAGATTTTATGCTGCAGGATAAAGTTGATTTTTTAATCTCACCTGATGCAAAAAGCAAAGGTTTCAGTTTTGGTGGGAGCTTATTTCAAGAAGCATATGTAATTGGAGGCCTTGGCTTTGTAGGTCTAATTGGTTTTTGTATACCTATGTTTCTCAATGCCATAATGTATTTAGCATCATCTAATCGTGCTATCTTAGCTCTATTACTTATGGTATTGCCAAATATTATATTTAGTCCTCGTTCTAGACTGCTTGATTTCATCTTTAAGAACACAGACTATTTTATTGTATTCGCATTTTTACTTTTTATTTTATATATTTTAAGGCGCAGAATTGAAAGTTTTATTTATAGCTCCTAG
- a CDS encoding glycosyltransferase: MNRILINASAAREGGALTIVESYVAHHANDGSDYILLSPNVPISLPNNFYWKRVETKGIMTVLFALFFSLFYVVKYKSTKIVSFSNVNLFFTRIEKVTYFHNYLILHSSALKFFLIRMSLMIFGRVNQKYVFQSKFVYANFCKKIFKPTYYLLAWPGVTPINLAKYAYLDNFHIDKSKLKILVPIVDLGNRNKNIDLLYAAIDKLGFHNVVFFITSPEPLDINLFRENIKYVGKLDKESYNTQLIQSDAVLILSLFETVCLPIFEALSINRQAIVYEREYINSLNKEFGGIDGLITFKNVDDLCGIFSRLAKNKSVPFRADKNYFTGNWGF, encoded by the coding sequence ATGAATAGGATACTCATTAATGCAAGCGCTGCAAGAGAAGGAGGAGCGTTAACGATTGTAGAAAGCTATGTGGCCCATCACGCAAACGATGGTTCGGACTATATACTTCTTAGCCCCAATGTTCCCATTTCATTACCAAACAATTTTTATTGGAAACGGGTTGAAACAAAAGGAATAATGACTGTTCTCTTTGCATTATTTTTTTCTTTGTTCTATGTTGTGAAATATAAATCCACTAAGATAGTTAGTTTTTCCAATGTTAACTTGTTCTTTACACGTATTGAAAAAGTAACCTATTTTCATAATTATCTTATATTACACAGCTCGGCATTAAAGTTTTTTTTGATTCGAATGTCTCTTATGATATTCGGTCGAGTAAATCAAAAATATGTGTTTCAAAGTAAATTTGTATATGCTAATTTTTGTAAAAAGATATTTAAACCTACCTATTATCTTTTAGCTTGGCCCGGTGTTACTCCAATTAATTTAGCTAAATATGCTTATCTCGATAACTTTCATATAGATAAGTCTAAATTAAAGATTTTAGTACCTATTGTTGATTTAGGGAATAGAAATAAGAATATCGATCTACTATATGCTGCGATTGATAAGCTTGGATTTCATAATGTTGTTTTTTTTATTACTTCACCCGAGCCATTAGATATTAATTTATTTAGGGAAAATATAAAATATGTAGGAAAACTAGACAAAGAATCATACAATACACAGCTTATTCAATCCGATGCTGTGCTCATTCTTTCTTTGTTTGAAACGGTTTGTTTGCCAATATTTGAAGCATTAAGCATCAATAGGCAAGCTATTGTTTATGAAAGAGAATATATCAACTCCTTGAACAAGGAGTTCGGGGGGATAGACGGCTTAATTACTTTCAAGAATGTTGATGATTTATGCGGTATTTTTAGTAGGTTAGCCAAAAATAAATCAGTTCCTTTCAGGGCTGATAAAAACTATTTTACTGGTAATTGGGGTTTTTAG
- a CDS encoding polysaccharide biosynthesis protein codes for MFDKKKLLITGGTGSFGNAVLDRFLNTGIEEIRIFSRDEKKQDDMRKKYNSDKLKFYIGDVRDYHSILSATRGVDYIYHAAALKQVPSCEFHPMEAVKTNVLGTENVLEAAIQNEVKRVVCLSTDKAVYPINAMGISKAMMEKVIVAKSRNVDPEKTVISATRYGNVMASRGSVIPLFLRQIISGQPITITDPNMTRFMMTLDDAVDLVLHAFEHGTNGDIFVQKAPAATIDVLVKALLKITDKPEHIVNIIGTRHGEKLYEALCSREEMFVAQDQGNYYRIPSDNRDLNYSKYNEEGEKDLSLIEDYNSHNTERLDVDGMVQLLRKLDFIVDIEAGSLVVPEGV; via the coding sequence ATGTTTGATAAGAAGAAGTTATTAATCACAGGTGGTACGGGCTCATTTGGTAATGCTGTTCTTGACCGGTTTTTAAATACAGGCATTGAAGAAATTCGTATATTCTCTCGTGATGAGAAAAAGCAAGATGATATGCGTAAGAAATATAATAGTGATAAGCTTAAATTTTATATTGGAGATGTGCGAGACTACCATAGTATTCTAAGTGCCACTCGTGGTGTTGATTATATTTATCATGCCGCAGCTTTAAAGCAAGTACCATCATGTGAGTTTCACCCAATGGAAGCGGTTAAAACGAATGTATTAGGTACGGAAAACGTGCTTGAGGCCGCAATACAGAACGAAGTGAAACGTGTCGTTTGTTTGAGCACAGACAAGGCAGTTTATCCAATTAATGCTATGGGCATTTCTAAAGCAATGATGGAGAAAGTCATTGTTGCAAAATCACGTAATGTTGACCCAGAAAAAACGGTAATTTCTGCAACTCGATATGGCAACGTTATGGCTTCGCGTGGTTCGGTTATTCCACTATTTTTACGCCAAATTATTAGTGGTCAACCAATCACCATAACTGATCCGAATATGACACGTTTTATGATGACTTTGGATGATGCGGTTGATCTCGTGTTACACGCATTTGAGCATGGAACCAACGGTGACATTTTTGTGCAGAAAGCCCCTGCAGCTACCATTGACGTTTTGGTGAAAGCTTTGTTAAAAATCACCGATAAGCCAGAACATATCGTTAATATCATTGGTACAAGGCATGGCGAAAAACTTTACGAAGCACTGTGTAGCCGTGAAGAAATGTTTGTGGCGCAGGACCAAGGTAACTACTACCGCATCCCATCAGACAATCGAGATCTTAACTACTCAAAATACAATGAAGAAGGTGAGAAAGATCTTTCTCTTATTGAAGATTACAACTCACACAATACAGAACGTTTGGATGTTGATGGAATGGTCCAGCTATTGCGTAAGCTTGATTTCATTGTCGATATTGAGGCGGGAAGCTTGGTTGTACCAGAGGGTGTATAA
- the wbjC gene encoding UDP-2-acetamido-2,6-beta-L-arabino-hexul-4-ose reductase has product MKIVVTGAKGFIGKNLCVMLREHGYDDLVEIDRDTSREQTNQVLAEADFVYHLAGINRPKTEAEFQEGNADFTDFVVEQLKASGRKIPLVVSSSTQALQDNAYGQSKRSAEQSVEQYGQESGAPFYIYRFPNVFGKWCRPNYNSFVATFCYNTLNDIDITINDPKAPVTLVYIDDVCRSLIALLDGTEPSGTKAVSPEYPTTVGEVADLLRAFKESRENLVTEDVGTGLVRALYSTYLSYMSPEQFSYTIPSYGDERGVFSEMLKTKQSGQFSFFTAHPGITRGGHYHHSKNEKFLVLKGRARFKFEHIGTGERYELETEGCAPQIVETVPGWSHDITNIGDEEMIVMLWANEIFDREAPDTFTFPL; this is encoded by the coding sequence ATGAAGATTGTTGTAACAGGAGCAAAGGGCTTCATTGGGAAAAACCTTTGCGTCATGCTTCGTGAGCATGGCTATGATGACCTTGTTGAAATTGACCGTGATACCTCACGTGAGCAAACGAATCAGGTGTTAGCAGAAGCTGATTTTGTTTATCACTTAGCCGGAATTAATCGTCCAAAAACAGAAGCGGAATTTCAAGAGGGCAACGCCGATTTTACTGATTTTGTTGTTGAACAACTTAAAGCCAGTGGCAGAAAGATCCCTCTTGTAGTGAGCTCTTCTACCCAAGCTCTTCAAGATAACGCATACGGTCAGAGCAAACGCTCTGCCGAGCAGAGTGTTGAACAGTATGGGCAAGAAAGCGGTGCGCCATTTTATATCTATCGTTTTCCTAATGTCTTTGGGAAATGGTGTCGCCCAAACTACAACTCTTTTGTGGCCACCTTTTGTTACAACACGCTCAATGATATAGATATTACCATCAACGACCCTAAAGCTCCGGTAACGCTAGTTTATATCGATGATGTTTGTCGGAGCTTAATTGCTTTACTTGATGGTACTGAGCCGAGTGGGACCAAAGCCGTTTCACCGGAGTACCCAACCACAGTTGGTGAGGTCGCGGATTTACTGCGCGCGTTTAAAGAGAGTCGAGAGAACTTAGTCACGGAAGATGTGGGTACAGGATTGGTTCGTGCATTGTATTCGACTTACTTAAGCTATATGTCACCTGAGCAATTTAGCTATACCATCCCTAGTTATGGTGATGAGCGTGGTGTGTTTAGCGAGATGTTAAAAACAAAGCAATCAGGCCAATTTTCTTTCTTTACCGCGCACCCAGGGATAACTCGAGGTGGGCACTATCACCACAGCAAGAATGAAAAGTTCCTTGTCTTAAAGGGTAGGGCTCGCTTTAAGTTTGAACACATCGGGACGGGCGAGCGCTATGAGTTGGAGACAGAAGGCTGTGCTCCTCAAATCGTAGAGACCGTACCGGGTTGGTCACACGACATTACGAATATTGGCGACGAAGAGATGATCGTTATGCTTTGGGCAAATGAGATATTTGACCGAGAAGCGCCTGATACTTTTACATTCCCACTGTAA
- the wecB gene encoding non-hydrolyzing UDP-N-acetylglucosamine 2-epimerase gives MKKLKVMSVVGTRPEIIRLSRVLAKLDEHCEHILVHTGQNYDFELNEVFFNDLGVRKPDYFLNAAGKNAAETIGQVIIKVDEVLEEIKPEAMLVLGDTNSCISAIPAKRRKVPIFHMEAGNRCFDQRVPEETNRRIVDHTADINLTYSTIARDYLLAEGLPADRVIKTGSPMFEVLNHYMPQIESSDVLERLGLVKGEFFVVSAHREENVDSPKQLAKLAESLNAVAAKYGYPVIVSTHPRTRNRIEAQGIEFHTNIQLLKPLGFHDYNCLQKNAKAVLSDSGTINEESSIMNFPALNLREAHERPEGMEEAAVMMVGLEVERIMQGLQILESQPSGETRLLRRVEDYSMPNVSDKVVRIVHSYTDYVNRVVWKKY, from the coding sequence ATGAAGAAACTAAAAGTCATGTCGGTGGTTGGCACGCGTCCTGAGATTATTCGTCTGTCTCGTGTGTTAGCAAAATTGGATGAGCACTGTGAGCATATTTTAGTGCACACCGGTCAGAATTATGACTTCGAGCTAAACGAAGTATTCTTTAACGACTTAGGGGTTCGTAAGCCGGATTACTTTCTTAATGCCGCAGGCAAGAATGCTGCTGAGACCATTGGCCAGGTCATCATCAAAGTGGATGAAGTGCTGGAAGAGATAAAGCCAGAAGCCATGCTGGTCTTAGGTGACACCAACTCTTGCATTTCTGCTATTCCAGCCAAGCGTCGTAAGGTGCCTATCTTTCATATGGAAGCGGGCAATCGCTGTTTTGACCAACGAGTTCCAGAAGAGACCAACCGCCGCATTGTTGATCACACAGCAGACATCAACCTTACTTACAGCACGATTGCTCGAGATTACTTGTTAGCAGAAGGTCTTCCAGCCGATCGTGTTATTAAAACGGGCAGCCCAATGTTCGAGGTGTTGAACCACTACATGCCTCAAATCGAAAGCTCAGACGTTCTTGAGCGCCTTGGTCTTGTCAAAGGTGAGTTCTTTGTTGTGAGTGCACATAGAGAAGAAAATGTTGATTCACCAAAGCAGCTTGCTAAATTAGCGGAGAGTTTGAATGCAGTGGCGGCGAAGTATGGATACCCAGTTATCGTATCGACTCACCCTCGAACACGAAACCGCATAGAAGCGCAAGGTATTGAGTTTCATACCAACATTCAGCTTCTAAAGCCGTTAGGTTTTCATGACTACAACTGTCTTCAAAAGAACGCGAAAGCGGTGCTTTCAGACAGTGGCACAATCAATGAAGAGTCATCGATTATGAACTTCCCAGCGTTGAACTTACGAGAAGCGCATGAGCGTCCTGAGGGAATGGAAGAAGCTGCGGTAATGATGGTGGGCTTAGAGGTTGAGCGTATAATGCAGGGATTGCAGATACTGGAAAGTCAGCCAAGTGGCGAAACTCGTTTATTAAGAAGAGTGGAAGACTACAGTATGCCGAATGTGTCAGATAAGGTCGTTCGCATTGTTCACTCGTACACTGATTACGTGAATCGTGTTGTTTGGAAAAAATATTAA
- a CDS encoding glycosyltransferase family 4 protein, with translation MRLALIIDDYLPHSTRVGAKMFHELACHYAALGHDVTVITPEQGQQTKLVKSVIDNVKVWRFASGAIKDVPKVKRAINETLLSTRAWNAISHEVKPDTFDGIVYYSPSIFFGGLVSKIKVRCQCKAYLVLRDLFPQWVIDAGMIKQGSLIERYFRFFEKLSYEQADTIGLMSEKNQLLFNEITDHRYTSEILRNWAGLAPHKLSFQKGSIRRQLNLEDKIIYFYGGNIGHAQDMANLMRLARAMSPYRKAHFLFVGQGDEVALINQLAKEWGLNNFTYLPSVDQNEFKDLLADIDIGLFSLSAQHTSHNFPGKLLGYMVQSIPILGSVNSGNDLLDIVNDNNAGMISVNGEDETLFNNALLFYKNVTLRKEIGANAYYLLKQEFSVPVAAKVILEALKG, from the coding sequence ATGCGCTTAGCTTTAATTATTGATGACTACTTGCCCCATAGCACACGTGTTGGGGCAAAAATGTTTCATGAATTGGCTTGCCACTACGCAGCGCTAGGACATGATGTTACCGTTATTACCCCCGAACAAGGGCAGCAAACAAAGTTAGTAAAAAGCGTTATAGATAATGTAAAAGTTTGGCGATTCGCCAGTGGTGCAATTAAAGATGTCCCCAAAGTAAAGCGAGCGATTAATGAAACATTGTTGTCAACTCGTGCTTGGAATGCCATCTCTCATGAAGTTAAGCCAGATACGTTCGATGGTATTGTTTACTACTCACCATCGATCTTTTTTGGGGGACTGGTTTCAAAAATTAAAGTACGTTGTCAATGTAAAGCATACTTAGTTTTGCGAGACTTATTTCCCCAATGGGTCATCGACGCCGGCATGATAAAGCAAGGTTCATTGATTGAAAGATATTTTCGATTCTTTGAAAAGCTTTCTTATGAGCAAGCCGATACAATTGGCTTAATGTCTGAAAAAAATCAATTACTTTTTAACGAGATTACAGACCATCGCTATACTTCCGAAATATTAAGAAATTGGGCAGGGCTTGCCCCGCATAAACTGTCTTTTCAGAAAGGCAGTATTCGTCGCCAACTAAATTTAGAAGATAAGATAATTTACTTCTATGGAGGCAATATTGGTCATGCTCAAGATATGGCGAATTTGATGCGTCTAGCTAGAGCGATGAGTCCATATAGAAAAGCACATTTCCTTTTTGTTGGCCAAGGCGATGAGGTTGCTCTTATTAACCAATTAGCTAAAGAGTGGGGGCTTAATAATTTCACTTACCTTCCTTCGGTAGATCAGAATGAGTTCAAGGATCTCCTCGCGGATATTGATATTGGACTGTTTTCGCTTTCTGCTCAACATACCTCCCATAATTTTCCAGGTAAGCTCCTAGGATACATGGTTCAGTCCATTCCAATTTTAGGTAGTGTTAATAGCGGTAATGATTTACTCGATATTGTTAATGACAACAATGCGGGCATGATTTCTGTTAATGGTGAAGATGAAACTTTGTTTAACAATGCCTTGTTATTCTATAAAAATGTCACCCTAAGAAAAGAAATTGGAGCAAATGCTTACTACTTGCTTAAGCAAGAATTTTCAGTTCCAGTAGCAGCAAAAGTGATTCTCGAAGCATTAAAGGGATAA
- a CDS encoding WbuC family cupin fold metalloprotein gives MKVYSNDSLLTLFQAAEVSPRKRAHLNLHTSYDEKVQRLFIALTKGSYVEPHYHEHSHQWEIFVVIHGLIRVCHYNMNGSIVSELLVGDGESAKVIEFLPNEIHSVECLSEQALLLEFKEGPFNPQFAKVQVSVTNQEL, from the coding sequence ATGAAAGTCTATAGTAATGACAGTTTATTGACACTTTTTCAAGCCGCTGAAGTCTCGCCAAGAAAAAGAGCGCATCTTAATTTGCATACAAGTTACGATGAAAAAGTTCAGAGGCTATTCATTGCGTTAACAAAGGGAAGTTACGTAGAACCGCATTATCATGAACACTCTCACCAATGGGAAATATTTGTAGTAATACATGGCTTGATCCGAGTTTGCCATTACAACATGAATGGAAGTATTGTTTCAGAACTTCTTGTAGGTGATGGAGAGAGCGCAAAGGTGATCGAGTTTCTTCCTAATGAGATTCATAGCGTGGAATGTCTGTCTGAGCAAGCATTGCTGTTGGAGTTCAAAGAAGGCCCTTTCAACCCTCAATTTGCAAAAGTACAAGTTTCGGTAACTAATCAAGAACTTTAG
- the wecA gene encoding UDP-N-acetylglucosamine--undecaprenyl-phosphate N-acetylglucosaminephosphotransferase, with protein sequence MFLELSFIFFSSFAILFLMRKVAKRVGLVDKPNARKKHDGAVPLVGGISICLVLAQYLTFKPNIIEHSWLYLICIMILTFIGAIDDKIDLSFKIRMGIQALLSLMMINVAGLELQSLGNMFGVGDISLGWLGSLITIIAVIGAINAFNMVDGIDGLLGGLSIVTFGALAILLQVDSQHGLAYLCVVIIVAMLPYICMNLGILGRERKVFMGDAGSMMIGFTVIWLLLGVSQTQGSEPLMRPVTALWLIAVPLMDMAAIMIRRIRRGDSPFKPDREHLHHIFQRLGLSSRQTLLVICLIATLYAGFGIYGEVNNISEVVMFGLFIGCFVLYSIILAYVWKITSFLRTKLNSSKH encoded by the coding sequence ATGTTCCTTGAGCTTAGCTTTATCTTCTTTTCCTCATTTGCAATCTTGTTTCTTATGCGTAAAGTGGCCAAGCGAGTCGGCTTAGTGGATAAACCCAACGCCCGTAAAAAGCATGATGGCGCTGTCCCTCTTGTTGGTGGTATCTCAATTTGCTTAGTGTTAGCCCAATACCTTACCTTTAAGCCCAACATCATCGAACACAGTTGGCTTTATTTAATATGCATCATGATATTAACGTTTATTGGTGCCATTGATGACAAAATAGACCTGAGTTTTAAAATACGTATGGGCATACAAGCGCTCCTATCGCTTATGATGATCAACGTTGCAGGTTTGGAGTTACAAAGCCTCGGTAATATGTTTGGGGTTGGGGATATCTCACTTGGCTGGTTAGGCAGTTTGATTACCATTATCGCCGTGATAGGAGCCATTAACGCCTTTAATATGGTCGATGGTATTGACGGCTTGCTGGGTGGGCTTTCTATTGTGACCTTTGGAGCACTTGCAATCTTACTGCAAGTCGATAGCCAGCATGGCCTAGCTTATCTATGTGTGGTGATTATTGTGGCGATGCTGCCATACATCTGCATGAACTTAGGTATTTTAGGCCGAGAACGAAAGGTCTTTATGGGAGATGCCGGAAGCATGATGATAGGCTTTACTGTGATCTGGTTACTACTGGGAGTGAGTCAAACTCAAGGTTCAGAGCCTCTCATGCGTCCGGTAACAGCACTATGGTTAATTGCAGTGCCTCTCATGGATATGGCCGCCATTATGATCAGAAGAATTCGCAGAGGAGATTCACCTTTCAAGCCGGATAGAGAACACCTACACCATATATTCCAACGCCTTGGATTGAGCTCAAGACAAACCTTGCTTGTGATCTGCTTAATAGCAACACTTTATGCAGGCTTTGGTATATATGGTGAAGTAAATAACATCTCTGAAGTAGTAATGTTTGGCTTGTTTATTGGGTGTTTTGTTCTTTACTCGATAATTTTGGCGTATGTGTGGAAAATAACCAGCTTCTTACGTACTAAACTAAATAGCAGCAAGCACTAA